The Pseudomonadota bacterium sequence TGTTTCCGTAACAGAATCAGGGCCGTAACCTGCATATGTTTTGCCATACAGTCTGGTAAACCCTGTCAGGCCGCCTGATGTATTGTTATTGGGTGTTGTGGAGTAAACCAGATAGCGTCCGCTTCCCGCATCAAGTGCATTCGCCCCCGCATTGTTAATAAAGCTTCCATTGATGGTGGCAAAAACCATATCCGTATCGGCACCGGCAGCGTTTGTCTGGGTGCCATTAACAGTAATGTTGCCCCCTGTCAGAATTTGAACAGGATCATTCCATGTTGCTTCGCCGATTTCTGCATTCCCGGTTCCATCAGTGCGGCCTATAATAATTTGAGACCACCCGTCTATAATCTTGGACATCTCAGCTGAAGTTATGGAAAATGTACCTGCTCCATCTGCCACGCCAATTGTTGTCGAGACGCTGGAAGGGCGTAGGGTTAAAGTTTTTGATCCGCTTAGCGCTGCATTTAATGGAAATGCAGAGTCTGTTTCTATGGTTAAATTATTCGCACCAAGGGTTTGGGTACCAGCAATTGTTAGTATTCCTGAACCAGTTCTTAATGTTAATGGATCATTCCAGGTTGCGGCATTTGCCGTCAGGTCGCCTGTTCCATCATTTCTACCAATGATAATATCGGACCAGCCATCAGTAATATTGCTTATTTCTCCTGTTGTTAATGCGAGCGTTCCTGCACCTCCAGCCAAGCCTATCGTTGTTGAAGCGGTAGAAGGCTTAATTGTTAAGGCACCGGTACCGGTTAAGGTACTGCTTAAGGTAAGATTTGAATCTGTTTCAAATGTTAAATTATTGGCCCCCATAGTTTGTGCACCAGCTATAGTGATAGTGCCTGAGCCGCTACGTAATGTAAGAGCATCATTCCAGGTGGCAGCATTAACAGCCATGTTGCCGCTGCCATCGCTGCGTCCGATAATAATATTTGACCATCCATCAGTGATATTTCCAAGCTCTGTCGTTGTTAAGTTTAAGCCGCCAGCTCCACCTGCTAATCCAACAGTCGAAGATACGGTGGAGGGTCGAATAGTTAACGTTCCAGTTCCGTTAAGGCCACTATTAACTGCAAGGTTGGTCGTCTCGATGGTCAGATTGTTGGATCCCATAGATTGGGTACCTGAAATGGTTATCGCGCCCGTCAAAGAACGAATAGTTAAAGGATCAGTCCAGCTATAGCCGTTCATGTTAATGGCGCCTGTACTGTCGATGCGCCCAAGAATAATATTTGACCAACCATCTGTAATATTAGCCAGTTCGGGATTCGATAATCCATACGTTCCTGTAGCGCCGTTAATCCCCATACTCATAACGGTTGTGCCCGGATAAAAGGTCAGTGTTCCTGTGCCGGTCAGGGCGCCATTCACAGCTAGATTGGAAGCAGTATTCAGGGTTAAGTTATTAGCGCCCATGGTTTGGGTGCCAGCAATGGTCATTTGGCCAGAATTCGATAGAAGCGTTAAATTATCATTCCAGGTCGCTGCGTTAACTGTTATAGCAGCACTCGAATCAGTACGACCAATCATAATATCCGACCAACCATCTGTAATGTTGGCAAGTTCAGCTGTTGTTAGAGATAAAGTACCAGCTCCACCAGCGAGTCCTACGGTTGTATTCGAGCCTGATGGTTTGATGGTTAAAGTACCAGTACCTGTCAAGGCGCCAGAGACGTCTAAGTTATTCGTTTGTAGAGTTAGATTATTGGCGCCCATGTTTTGGGTTCCAGCGATAGTCATCTGACCAGAGTTGGATAGAAGTGTTAAGTTGTCATTCCAGGTGGCCGCATTGACATTTATTGCAACTGTTGAATCCAAACGTCCTAAAATAATGTCCGTCCATCCGTTAACAATATGACTTAATTCATTTGCTGTCAGGGAGACTGTACCAGTACCACCGGCCAGGCCCATCGTTGTTGTCGTGTTTGCCTGTTGGACTGTTAAAGTTCCTGTTCCGCCAAGATCGGCATTAATGACGGGATCAGCGTTTGTTGTAATAGTTAGATTATTAGAGCCAACATTTTGAGCACCATCAACCGTTATGACACCAGAGCTCGTGCGTAAAGTTAAAGGCGCATTCCAGGTATAGGCATTTAGATTCATATTTCCGGTCATGACTGTGGTGCCAAGAGTAATACTATCCCAAGTGCCTTGAATATTATTCAGATCAGTTGAGCTTAAATTTATGGTACCTGTTCCACCAGCAACCCCAATAGATGTGCTGTTTGTACGAGGCTGAATAATTAAGTTGGCGCTGCCAGCGCTTTCTGTTAAAGCCGCATTAATAGCTATATCACCATCTGCCGTGAGGGTTAATGTTCCGCTTGCAGCAATGGCCGCATTGATAATAAGATTACTGTGAGCGCTTAATGTCAGACTGGTTCCGGAAGACCACGTTATAGGATCTACTACGGTTAATGTTCCCGCCTGGCTTCCTGTCGAAAGCGTTTGTACTGTAACGTTTGAAGAAGCGAGAGCTGTTTGTAATGTGCCGACATTAACGTTGGAAGCGATGTCGGCAAGAAGCGGTTGATATGGGCTTGAAAGTGTAGAAGTATGAAGATTGGTAGAAATAGTTATATTTGTCGGATCCAGCAGCAAAGTCCCCGTTTCTCCCAGAGGAGCCGTTGTATCAACAGTGCCGTTAAATTTAAGATCATCGTGGCTTGAGACTTCGATAAATCCACCATCGCCACCTTCAGCACCGCCTTTAGCCTGAATATGACCTTGGAAATTATTTTCCCGGGCGCCCCAGGTAATGACTTTACCGCCGTTTCCAACATATCCTGCATCGGCTTTAAGGGTCGCACCAGAAGCGATATCTAACTTCCTGGCCAAGCGCATGTCTTTATCGATGCCCACATAAACTTCGCCACCGCCGCTGTGGCCCGAGGCATCAATCGTACTGTTGTTGGCCAGCGCAATGTCGTCAGCGAACATATTCACCTGGCCACCCGTTTTGCCGGTGTTCATATTGGCGACACTGATCGTGCCTTTATTTTCAATCAGGCTGACTTGACCGTTGACGATCTGCATATTGGTTGCCGATGATTGATTGTTTGTCAGGCTGTCCACCACTTCGCGCGCGCTGGTGGCGGTCATGGAGATAATTCCGCCCTCCGCTATCACACTGCCTGTGTTCACGATTTTTTTGCCCACAGCGCTGTTTGGACTAACGGCGACCTGGATCAGGCCATCACCCGCCATATCCAGGGTAAACGTGTCGCCGGCGCCCATGTTGACTTTCCCCAGGCGGGCCTGGATCAGGCCATTGTTTTCAACATGTGGGGCCACCAGGCTGACAAGCCCGGCCTCGCGGGCTGTTATGCTTCCGTTGTTGATGATTTTTCCTGTATCAAGCCCGGGCTGGCTGAAATTCATGTGGCCAGCCATGAAATCCTCGTTCCTGATATCTGCCGTGGTGGCTGTCAGGCCTGCAACGTCAATGACACTGTTCTGGCCAAAGATGATGCCGTTGGGGTTCAGAACCATAATGTGTCCGTTGGCTTTCAGGAAACCGTCAATGGTGCTGGCGCGGGTGTCATTCACCCGGTTGAGGGTGATGGAAGAAGATGAGGGTTGGTGAAACTGAGTTGTTTCACCGTGATCAATATTGAAAGACCGCCAGTCAATGATGGCCTTGTCGCTGGACTGATGGATATCAAGACGGCTGGTGGAAGATGTGATGGTGGCGCTGCCAGCCGAAACAACGCCGTCTTGCGGGTTGGCCAGGGGGAAGACCGGTCTGAGCAGCATGGCAATAATGCCAAGGAAAGCAGCAACCTTCCTTGTCCATTTTCCTGCGTGTGCAAACAGGGACTGAAACAGCAGCATTTCGCGCCTTCTTCCCGCACCACTTCCTGAAAAAACAGCCACACAGCCCGAGGCTGCTTTTCTGTTACTTTTCCATGGTAGGG is a genomic window containing:
- a CDS encoding filamentous hemagglutinin N-terminal domain-containing protein, with the translated sequence MAVFSGSGAGRRREMLLFQSLFAHAGKWTRKVAAFLGIIAMLLRPVFPLANPQDGVVSAGSATITSSTSRLDIHQSSDKAIIDWRSFNIDHGETTQFHQPSSSSITLNRVNDTRASTIDGFLKANGHIMVLNPNGIIFGQNSVIDVAGLTATTADIRNEDFMAGHMNFSQPGLDTGKIINNGSITAREAGLVSLVAPHVENNGLIQARLGKVNMGAGDTFTLDMAGDGLIQVAVSPNSAVGKKIVNTGSVIAEGGIISMTATSAREVVDSLTNNQSSATNMQIVNGQVSLIENKGTISVANMNTGKTGGQVNMFADDIALANNSTIDASGHSGGGEVYVGIDKDMRLARKLDIASGATLKADAGYVGNGGKVITWGARENNFQGHIQAKGGAEGGDGGFIEVSSHDDLKFNGTVDTTAPLGETGTLLLDPTNITISTNLHTSTLSSPYQPLLADIASNVNVGTLQTALASSNVTVQTLSTGSQAGTLTVVDPITWSSGTSLTLSAHSNLIINAAIAASGTLTLTADGDIAINAALTESAGSANLIIQPRTNSTSIGVAGGTGTINLSSTDLNNIQGTWDSITLGTTVMTGNMNLNAYTWNAPLTLRTSSGVITVDGAQNVGSNNLTITTNADPVINADLGGTGTLTVQQANTTTTMGLAGGTGTVSLTANELSHIVNGWTDIILGRLDSTVAINVNAATWNDNLTLLSNSGQMTIAGTQNMGANNLTLQTNNLDVSGALTGTGTLTIKPSGSNTTVGLAGGAGTLSLTTAELANITDGWSDIMIGRTDSSAAITVNAATWNDNLTLLSNSGQMTIAGTQTMGANNLTLNTASNLAVNGALTGTGTLTFYPGTTVMSMGINGATGTYGLSNPELANITDGWSNIILGRIDSTGAINMNGYSWTDPLTIRSLTGAITISGTQSMGSNNLTIETTNLAVNSGLNGTGTLTIRPSTVSSTVGLAGGAGGLNLTTTELGNITDGWSNIIIGRSDGSGNMAVNAATWNDALTLRSGSGTITIAGAQTMGANNLTFETDSNLTLSSTLTGTGALTIKPSTASTTIGLAGGAGTLALTTGEISNITDGWSDIIIGRNDGTGDLTANAATWNDPLTLRTGSGILTIAGTQTLGANNLTIETDSAFPLNAALSGSKTLTLRPSSVSTTIGVADGAGTFSITSAEMSKIIDGWSQIIIGRTDGTGNAEIGEATWNDPVQILTGGNITVNGTQTNAAGADTDMVFATINGSFINNAGANALDAGSGRYLVYSTTPNNNTSGGLTGFTRLYGKTYAGYGPDSVTETGNVFLYSIIPTLTVTADDKTREYGDANPALTTSYSGFLLGDDESILSGSPTLNTIADEQSITG